Proteins encoded together in one Corallococcus silvisoli window:
- a CDS encoding IS5 family transposase — MYGTASCLLSPPGRGHPGRSAEATTSLTQGVPLGLVVAGANTNDFKLARSTLESIPVRRPLPSRSRRQTLCVDLGYAFRPVRELAQEYGFTLQAPRRRSQLGSKRVRRRRPSPRWVVERTHSWLNRFRRLLVRWEKREDTYVAMLHFALGIITWFHSLLPK, encoded by the coding sequence GTGTACGGCACTGCGTCCTGCCTGCTCTCGCCCCCAGGGCGTGGTCATCCCGGCCGCTCAGCCGAGGCGACAACTTCCCTGACACAGGGGGTCCCCCTCGGCCTCGTGGTCGCTGGAGCCAACACGAACGACTTCAAGCTGGCGCGCTCCACGCTTGAATCGATTCCAGTCCGAAGGCCCCTCCCGAGTCGGAGCCGTCGTCAGACGCTATGCGTCGACCTGGGCTATGCCTTCAGGCCCGTACGCGAGCTGGCTCAGGAGTATGGCTTCACGCTCCAGGCACCGAGACGACGCTCCCAGCTCGGTTCCAAGCGCGTGCGGCGTCGACGCCCTTCGCCGCGATGGGTCGTCGAGCGAACCCACTCCTGGCTCAACCGCTTCCGACGTTTGCTGGTGCGCTGGGAGAAGCGAGAGGACACCTATGTCGCGATGCTGCACTTCGCGCTGGGCATCATCACCTGGTTCCACTCGCTCCTACCGAAATAG
- a CDS encoding tetratricopeptide repeat protein: MYSRLRALPLLALLASGACTDTPKLDPKDQAEGLYLRGNSEYLQGSFDAALKSFDEMKALSPGDPRLPAARGEVLLSMSRLEESAKEFEAALRLDPKRSTNWSRLGFIQAQLGKKDEARQSLQKALALHPRDFNALEQLGELAEDRGDHDEAVRQFTQAAEAAPDASKADLLVRAVDVLTKQGRQDEVLGLLRKATGQGVRTPDVLSALGDAEVRAGQLTEAAAAYEEAAKKSPKDPTLWELVAEIQLKLGKREEALKAYGESLKVKDRAIVHVELARAHLAANDRAAAEGELQKALDTVSGSDVREMQELAELLTALGRKQDALRILTSLGAEPGHAKNVDLQLATARLARELKDTATVQAACARVASAADGGVAKCP; the protein is encoded by the coding sequence ATGTACTCGCGCCTGCGCGCCCTGCCGCTCCTCGCATTGCTGGCCTCCGGGGCCTGCACCGACACGCCGAAGCTCGACCCGAAGGACCAGGCGGAGGGGCTCTACCTGCGAGGCAACTCCGAATACCTCCAGGGCAGCTTCGACGCCGCGCTCAAGTCCTTCGACGAGATGAAGGCCCTGTCGCCCGGCGACCCACGCCTGCCCGCCGCGAGGGGCGAGGTGCTGCTGTCGATGAGCCGACTGGAGGAGTCCGCGAAGGAGTTCGAGGCGGCGCTGCGGCTGGATCCCAAGCGCTCCACGAACTGGAGCCGGCTGGGCTTCATCCAGGCGCAGCTGGGCAAGAAGGACGAGGCCCGGCAGTCGCTCCAGAAGGCGCTGGCGCTGCATCCGCGCGACTTCAACGCGCTGGAGCAGCTGGGCGAACTGGCCGAGGACCGGGGCGACCACGACGAGGCGGTGCGTCAGTTCACGCAGGCCGCCGAAGCCGCGCCGGACGCGTCGAAGGCGGACCTGCTGGTGCGAGCCGTGGACGTGCTGACGAAGCAGGGGCGGCAGGACGAGGTGCTCGGGCTGCTGCGCAAGGCGACGGGGCAGGGCGTCCGGACTCCGGACGTGCTGAGCGCGCTGGGGGACGCGGAGGTGCGTGCGGGCCAGCTGACGGAAGCGGCCGCGGCGTACGAGGAGGCCGCGAAGAAGTCGCCGAAGGACCCCACGCTGTGGGAGCTGGTGGCGGAGATCCAGCTCAAGCTCGGCAAGCGCGAGGAGGCGCTGAAGGCCTACGGTGAATCGCTGAAGGTGAAGGACCGGGCCATCGTCCACGTGGAGCTGGCGAGGGCGCACCTCGCCGCGAACGACCGGGCGGCGGCGGAAGGCGAGCTGCAGAAGGCGTTGGACACGGTGTCGGGGTCGGACGTGCGGGAGATGCAGGAGCTGGCGGAGCTGCTGACGGCGTTGGGGCGCAAGCAGGACGCCCTGCGCATCCTCACGAGCCTGGGCGCGGAGCCGGGGCACGCGAAGAACGTGGACCTGCAGCTCGCCACCGCGAGGCTCGCGCGGGAGTTGAAGGACACCGCCACCGTGCAGGCGGCGTGCGCCCGGGTTGCCTCCGCGGCGGATGGCGGCGTGGCGAAGTGTCCTTGA
- a CDS encoding SDR family NAD(P)-dependent oxidoreductase — protein MSRKVALITGASVGLGEQFAELFAKDGHDVILVARGVAKLEALARKLEQAHGVKAHVLPADLGQPSAPEQLFARVQELGLAVDFLVNNAGFGSSGAFLDQDLAREAEMVEVNCTALLKLTHLFARPMRERKQGRILNIASTAGFQPGPYMATYYATKAFVLSLTEALAFELEGTGVTVTCHCPGATRTEFTARAGNAESRLFKRSGVAEAPEVAAHAYGAMMKGRVLAVHGVLNWLAAFSLRFSPRAAVRFVAAKLNQQA, from the coding sequence ATGTCGCGGAAAGTGGCGCTCATCACTGGCGCGTCAGTGGGACTCGGGGAGCAGTTCGCGGAGCTCTTCGCGAAGGACGGCCACGACGTCATCCTCGTGGCGCGGGGCGTGGCGAAGCTGGAGGCGCTGGCTCGGAAGCTGGAGCAGGCGCATGGCGTGAAGGCGCACGTGCTGCCAGCGGACCTGGGTCAGCCGTCCGCGCCCGAGCAGCTCTTCGCGCGGGTCCAGGAGCTGGGGCTCGCGGTGGACTTCCTGGTCAACAACGCGGGCTTTGGTTCGTCCGGGGCGTTCCTCGACCAGGACCTGGCGCGCGAGGCGGAGATGGTGGAGGTCAACTGCACGGCGCTCCTGAAGTTGACGCACCTGTTCGCCCGGCCCATGCGCGAGCGCAAGCAGGGGCGCATCCTCAACATCGCGTCCACGGCGGGTTTCCAGCCAGGGCCGTACATGGCCACGTACTACGCGACGAAGGCGTTCGTGCTGTCGCTCACGGAGGCGCTCGCGTTCGAGCTGGAGGGCACGGGCGTGACGGTGACCTGTCACTGCCCGGGGGCCACGCGGACGGAGTTCACGGCGCGCGCGGGCAACGCGGAGTCGCGTCTGTTCAAGCGGTCGGGAGTGGCGGAGGCGCCCGAGGTGGCCGCGCATGCCTATGGGGCGATGATGAAGGGGCGGGTCCTCGCCGTGCACGGCGTCCTCAACTGGCTGGCCGCGTTCTCGCTGCGGTTCAGTCCCCGTGCCGCGGTGCGTTTCGTCGCGGCGAAGCTCAACCAGCAGGCCTGA
- a CDS encoding acyl--CoA ligase → MERTNTLEALLAQGRAEDDALGAPGRPGLTYGALRELTSRVREQLNAWGLGQGDRIALVLPNGPEMASAFLAVASAATTAPLNPAYRADELAFYLDDLQARALVVLEGAEGPAREVARARSLPLIELTPTSGGPAGHFSLRSEPPLAGTARRPGAPREEDVALVLHTSGTTARPKLVPLTHANLSASARNIGTRLGLGAGDACLNIMPLFHIHGLVAAVLSSLGAGGRVVCTPGFNALRFFAWFEEVRPTWYTAVPTMHQALVERARRNTRSLDGHRLRFIRSSSASLPPQVMEELERVFGVPVIESYGMTEAAHQMASNPLPPIPRYAGSVGLAAGPEIAIMDGAAGALLPSGELGEVVIRGPNVMSGYVNNPEANARAFTHGWFRTGDQGTLDAQGYLRLTGRLKELINRGGEKVSPLEVDTVLLDHPAVLQAVTFALPHPKLGEDVAAAVVLREGQAATERELRDFVAARVADFKVPRRVVLLTELPKGPTGKVQRIGLAERLGLTS, encoded by the coding sequence ATGGAACGGACGAACACCCTCGAAGCGCTGCTCGCGCAGGGACGCGCGGAGGATGACGCCCTGGGCGCTCCAGGACGTCCGGGGCTGACCTACGGCGCGCTGAGGGAGCTCACCTCGCGGGTCCGTGAACAGCTCAATGCGTGGGGCCTGGGGCAGGGAGATCGCATCGCGCTGGTGCTGCCCAACGGGCCGGAGATGGCCTCCGCCTTCCTCGCCGTGGCCAGCGCCGCGACGACGGCTCCGCTCAACCCCGCCTACCGCGCGGACGAGCTCGCCTTCTATCTGGACGACCTCCAGGCCCGTGCCCTCGTCGTGCTGGAGGGTGCGGAAGGCCCTGCACGCGAGGTCGCTCGTGCCCGGAGCCTCCCGCTCATCGAACTGACGCCGACCTCCGGAGGACCGGCCGGGCACTTCAGCCTCCGCTCGGAGCCGCCCCTGGCAGGGACAGCGCGGCGCCCCGGAGCGCCCCGCGAGGAGGATGTCGCGCTGGTGCTGCACACGTCGGGCACCACGGCGCGACCGAAGCTCGTGCCGCTGACCCACGCCAATCTCAGCGCCTCCGCGAGGAACATCGGGACACGGCTGGGCCTGGGCGCGGGTGACGCGTGCCTCAACATCATGCCGCTGTTCCACATCCACGGCCTCGTGGCGGCGGTGCTGTCCAGCCTGGGCGCTGGAGGCCGCGTGGTGTGCACGCCGGGCTTCAACGCCCTGCGCTTCTTCGCCTGGTTCGAGGAGGTCCGCCCCACCTGGTACACGGCCGTTCCCACCATGCATCAAGCCCTGGTGGAGCGCGCCCGCCGCAACACGCGGAGCCTCGATGGACACCGCCTGCGCTTCATCCGCTCCTCCTCCGCGTCGCTCCCACCCCAGGTGATGGAAGAGCTGGAGCGCGTCTTCGGCGTGCCCGTCATCGAGAGCTACGGCATGACCGAGGCCGCGCACCAGATGGCCTCCAACCCGCTTCCTCCGATCCCCCGGTACGCGGGCTCGGTGGGGCTCGCCGCCGGGCCCGAGATCGCCATCATGGATGGCGCCGCGGGCGCGCTGCTTCCCTCGGGGGAGCTCGGAGAGGTGGTCATCCGGGGCCCCAACGTCATGTCTGGCTATGTGAACAACCCCGAAGCCAACGCGCGCGCCTTCACCCACGGGTGGTTCCGCACGGGCGACCAGGGCACGCTCGACGCACAGGGCTATCTGCGGCTCACCGGCCGGCTCAAGGAGCTCATCAACCGCGGCGGGGAGAAGGTGAGCCCGCTGGAGGTGGACACCGTGTTGCTGGATCATCCCGCCGTGCTGCAGGCCGTGACGTTCGCCCTGCCCCACCCGAAGCTCGGTGAGGACGTGGCCGCCGCCGTGGTGCTGCGCGAAGGCCAGGCCGCCACCGAGCGCGAGCTGCGTGACTTCGTGGCGGCGCGCGTGGCCGACTTCAAGGTGCCCCGACGCGTCGTCCTCCTCACGGAGCTGCCCAAGGGGCCCACTGGCAAGGTGCAGCGCATCGGGCTCGCGGAGCGGCTGGGGCTCACGTCATGA
- a CDS encoding 2-dehydropantoate 2-reductase: protein MRIAIFGAGAIGGFLGVKLLQAGADVTFIARGAHLDAMRANGVTLTSGGETVTVHPPCTDSPDEAGPQDYVFLTMKAHALPAAAPQVARLLGPETALVTGINGVPYWYFHGLEGPYAGRHLESVDPGGVLLRTLPPERVIATVVYPAAEVVAPGVIVHTYNDRVTLGEPDGSKSPRVQALSRIMIQAGLKSPVRPRIRDEIWVKLWGNLAFNPLSVLTGATLDVLSRQPDLRAVARAMMVEAQAVAEDLGTRFLIGVDERIQGASQVGAHKTSMLQDLERGRPMEIDALLGAVVELGQLVGRPMPTCENILALVRERARHAGGYPPRATPDAS from the coding sequence ATGAGGATCGCCATCTTCGGCGCGGGCGCCATCGGCGGGTTCCTCGGCGTCAAGCTGCTCCAGGCTGGCGCGGACGTCACCTTCATCGCGCGAGGCGCCCACCTGGACGCGATGCGCGCCAACGGCGTCACGCTCACGAGCGGCGGCGAGACCGTCACCGTGCATCCCCCCTGCACCGACTCGCCCGACGAGGCGGGGCCCCAGGACTACGTGTTCCTCACGATGAAGGCCCACGCCCTGCCCGCCGCCGCGCCACAGGTCGCCCGGCTGCTGGGCCCGGAGACGGCGCTCGTCACCGGCATCAACGGCGTGCCCTACTGGTACTTCCACGGACTCGAAGGCCCCTACGCGGGCCGCCACCTCGAAAGCGTGGACCCCGGGGGCGTGCTGCTGCGCACCCTCCCCCCGGAGCGCGTCATCGCCACCGTGGTGTACCCGGCCGCAGAGGTCGTCGCCCCGGGCGTCATCGTCCACACGTACAACGACCGCGTGACGCTGGGCGAACCCGACGGCAGCAAGAGCCCGCGCGTGCAGGCCCTCTCGCGGATCATGATCCAGGCCGGGCTCAAGTCACCGGTGCGCCCGCGGATCCGCGATGAGATCTGGGTGAAGCTCTGGGGCAACCTCGCCTTCAACCCGCTGTCGGTGCTCACCGGTGCGACGCTCGACGTGCTCTCGCGCCAGCCGGACCTGCGCGCCGTGGCCCGCGCGATGATGGTGGAGGCCCAGGCCGTGGCGGAAGACCTCGGCACCCGCTTCCTCATCGGCGTGGACGAGCGCATCCAGGGCGCGTCCCAGGTCGGCGCGCACAAGACGTCCATGCTCCAGGACCTGGAGCGCGGCCGCCCGATGGAGATCGACGCGCTGCTGGGCGCCGTCGTGGAGCTGGGGCAGCTCGTCGGCAGGCCCATGCCCACCTGCGAGAACATCCTCGCCCTGGTCCGTGAGCGCGCGCGCCACGCGGGAGGCTACCCGCCCCGCGCGACGCCGGACGCGTCCTAG
- a CDS encoding M23 family metallopeptidase — protein MLFAAVLFSGCVGTQAASSSHLGTAGELPESPGSGKPLAFALRSTHDEPELVAVRHRVAAGETMYRIAKTYGITVEELAQANGIKDPRELSVGRELTIPGSEPPTYGDPGPLSDEEPELVLSKPGQAPVSTPRRSVPAVSRREDPPRARVVSGRPGAPSRPKLATQGLLDWPLRGVLYGRFGKKGREPHDGIDLAAPAGTPIKTAQEGTVLYAGEQKGYGLIVIVEHAPPLITLYAHNRDLRVRTGQKVRRDQVIATVGESGRTSGPHVHFEVRVDGKPVDPLEYLGVMPPANP, from the coding sequence GTGTTGTTCGCGGCCGTGCTGTTCAGCGGCTGCGTGGGCACCCAGGCCGCTTCCTCCTCGCACCTGGGGACCGCGGGCGAGCTGCCCGAGTCCCCGGGTTCGGGCAAGCCGCTGGCGTTCGCGCTCCGGTCCACGCATGACGAGCCAGAACTGGTGGCGGTGCGCCACCGCGTGGCCGCGGGCGAGACGATGTACCGCATCGCCAAGACGTACGGCATCACGGTGGAGGAGCTCGCCCAGGCCAATGGCATCAAGGATCCGCGCGAGCTGTCGGTGGGCCGTGAGCTGACGATTCCCGGGAGCGAACCGCCGACCTACGGAGACCCGGGGCCGCTGTCGGACGAGGAGCCGGAGCTGGTGCTGTCGAAGCCGGGGCAGGCGCCGGTGTCCACGCCGCGTCGCTCCGTGCCGGCGGTGTCGCGCCGCGAGGACCCTCCGCGAGCGCGGGTGGTGTCAGGGCGTCCGGGAGCGCCGTCGCGTCCGAAGCTCGCGACGCAGGGGTTGCTCGACTGGCCGCTGCGCGGCGTGCTGTATGGCCGCTTCGGCAAGAAGGGCCGCGAGCCGCACGACGGCATCGACCTGGCGGCGCCCGCGGGCACGCCCATCAAGACGGCGCAGGAGGGCACGGTCCTCTACGCGGGCGAGCAGAAGGGCTACGGCCTCATCGTCATCGTGGAGCACGCCCCGCCGCTCATCACCCTGTACGCGCACAACCGCGACCTGCGCGTGCGCACGGGGCAGAAGGTCCGCCGCGATCAGGTCATCGCCACGGTGGGTGAGTCCGGCCGCACGTCGGGCCCGCACGTGCACTTCGAGGTGCGCGTGGATGGCAAGCCGGTGGATCCGCTGGAGTACCTGGGCGTGATGCCGCCCGCGAATCCCTAG
- the surE gene encoding 5'/3'-nucleotidase SurE, giving the protein MSTSRPRILVSNDDGYFSEGLQTLVEAVSPLGEVWVVAPDREQSAASHAISLHRPLRIKEVRERWFAVDGTPTDCSYLAVNHLLKDNRPQLMVSGINHGANLADDVTYSGTVAAAMEAAFLGIPAIAFSLVSRGPFDFAPAGRFARALVTEALSRPLPPRMLLNVNIPGGVEPDGYAITRQGRHSYGYNVVEKEDPRGRKYYWIGGTEYAHENIPGSDCNAVFDEKRVSVTPLHFEMTDHGRIPELSGWNLPGFTRHGPGGGA; this is encoded by the coding sequence GTGAGTACGTCTCGCCCCCGCATCCTCGTCTCCAACGACGACGGCTACTTCTCCGAAGGGCTCCAGACGCTCGTCGAGGCGGTGAGTCCCCTGGGCGAGGTGTGGGTGGTGGCGCCCGACCGGGAACAGAGCGCCGCCTCCCACGCCATCAGCCTGCACCGGCCGCTGCGCATCAAGGAGGTGCGCGAGCGGTGGTTCGCCGTGGACGGCACCCCCACGGATTGCTCGTATCTGGCGGTGAACCACTTGCTGAAGGACAATCGTCCCCAGCTCATGGTCTCCGGCATCAATCACGGCGCGAACCTGGCGGACGACGTCACCTACTCCGGGACGGTGGCGGCGGCCATGGAGGCGGCCTTCCTGGGCATCCCCGCCATCGCGTTCAGCCTGGTGTCGCGAGGGCCCTTCGACTTCGCGCCCGCGGGCCGCTTCGCGCGCGCGCTGGTGACGGAGGCGCTGTCGCGGCCCCTGCCGCCCCGGATGCTCCTCAACGTGAACATCCCGGGGGGCGTGGAGCCGGACGGCTACGCCATCACCCGGCAGGGTCGGCACTCCTACGGCTACAACGTCGTGGAGAAGGAGGACCCGCGCGGCCGCAAGTACTACTGGATTGGCGGCACGGAGTACGCCCACGAGAACATCCCGGGCAGTGACTGCAACGCCGTGTTCGATGAGAAGCGCGTGTCGGTGACGCCGCTGCACTTCGAGATGACCGACCACGGCCGCATCCCCGAGCTGTCGGGGTGGAACCTGCCAGGCTTCACGCGGCACGGTCCGGGCGGCGGTGCCTGA
- the eno gene encoding phosphopyruvate hydratase: MTEIAQVVAREVLDSRGNPTVEAEVLLVGGARGRATVPSGASTGEHEAHELRDGDKHRYLGKGVLKAVDHVRDTIGPSIIGMDSVDQVAVDQRMIELDGTSTKAKLGANAILAVSMATARAAADAHSLPLYRYVGGLQARTLPVPLMNILNGGAHADTRVDVQEFMVVPAGAKTFAEGLRWGAEVFHALKKILKGRKLATGVGDEGGYAPDLPANEEALKLIMEAIDAAGFKAGEQLFLALDVAASEFFDKGSKKYKLKGEGKEYDSQGLLEYYRALAQKYPIISIEDGMAEDDWEGWKKLTDALGDKLQLVGDDLFVTNVERLSKGIQTGTANSILVKVNQIGTLTETFDAVRMAHKAGMTSIMSHRSGESEDTTIADLAVALDCGQIKTGSASRSDRVAKYNQLLRIEEELGAGARYAGRSAFRSLAKKQ; encoded by the coding sequence ATGACCGAGATCGCTCAAGTCGTGGCGCGTGAAGTGCTTGATTCCCGTGGCAACCCCACCGTGGAGGCCGAAGTGCTGCTCGTGGGCGGCGCGCGTGGCCGTGCGACGGTGCCCTCCGGCGCCTCCACCGGCGAGCACGAGGCGCACGAGCTGCGCGACGGCGACAAGCACCGCTACCTGGGCAAGGGCGTGCTGAAGGCCGTGGACCACGTGCGCGACACGATTGGTCCCTCCATCATCGGCATGGACTCCGTGGACCAGGTGGCCGTGGACCAGCGCATGATCGAGCTGGATGGCACGTCCACCAAGGCCAAGCTGGGCGCCAACGCCATCCTCGCCGTCTCCATGGCCACCGCGCGCGCCGCGGCGGACGCGCACAGCCTGCCGCTGTACCGCTACGTGGGCGGCCTCCAGGCGCGCACGCTGCCCGTGCCGCTGATGAACATCCTCAACGGCGGCGCGCACGCGGACACGCGCGTGGACGTGCAGGAGTTCATGGTGGTGCCCGCCGGCGCCAAGACGTTCGCGGAGGGCCTGCGCTGGGGCGCGGAGGTGTTCCACGCGCTCAAGAAGATCCTCAAGGGCCGCAAGCTGGCCACGGGCGTGGGCGACGAGGGCGGCTATGCCCCGGACCTGCCGGCCAACGAGGAGGCGCTCAAGCTCATCATGGAGGCCATCGACGCGGCGGGCTTCAAGGCGGGCGAGCAGCTGTTCCTGGCGCTGGACGTGGCCGCGAGCGAGTTCTTCGACAAGGGCTCCAAGAAGTACAAGCTCAAGGGCGAGGGCAAGGAGTACGACTCGCAGGGGCTGCTGGAGTACTACCGGGCCCTCGCGCAGAAGTACCCCATCATCTCCATCGAGGACGGCATGGCGGAGGATGACTGGGAGGGCTGGAAGAAGCTCACCGACGCGCTGGGGGACAAGCTGCAGCTGGTGGGCGACGACCTCTTCGTCACCAACGTGGAGCGGCTGTCCAAGGGCATCCAGACCGGCACGGCGAACTCCATCCTGGTGAAGGTGAACCAGATTGGCACGCTGACGGAGACGTTCGACGCCGTGCGCATGGCGCACAAGGCGGGCATGACGTCCATCATGAGCCACCGCTCCGGCGAGTCCGAGGACACCACCATCGCGGACCTCGCGGTGGCGCTGGACTGCGGGCAGATCAAGACGGGCTCCGCGTCGCGGTCCGACCGCGTGGCCAAGTACAACCAGCTCCTGCGCATCGAGGAGGAGCTGGGCGCCGGCGCCCGGTACGCGGGCCGGTCCGCCTTCCGCTCGCTCGCGAAGAAGCAGTGA
- a CDS encoding ADP-ribosylglycohydrolase family protein has product MPPPPKRRATGPDPLPGQRARGALLGLAIGNALAVPTAGRPFFAPSFPQLAEGPYLDLHGGGPHELRKGQVTEPTQLAVALTLSLRDVKRYDAADALRRYRAWQSHAFAVSEPMKEVLQECEAGMTSQVKEAGRRVWLKNFRRVAPAGALPRVVPLGVHLTKDPFALAKAALEDTALTHFDPRCQLASAGLCAAIAKAVTGGPTLKAADLLPAAEVGISLAGAALGRQEKDHVQEVARASALLREDLALAAQDDPQLYGPELHLHRPGNNAVRAAFRLAFWELLHVPTVERALVDVIHRGGDTEVHASITGALLGAFHGEDALPAEWRQKVLLALQPYNPLQKGTVLWEVYHPRHLLLLAPA; this is encoded by the coding sequence ATGCCTCCTCCTCCCAAGCGCCGCGCCACGGGTCCCGACCCGCTTCCCGGGCAACGCGCCCGGGGTGCCCTGCTGGGGCTCGCCATTGGCAATGCCCTGGCCGTCCCCACCGCGGGCAGACCCTTCTTCGCGCCGTCCTTCCCCCAGCTCGCCGAGGGGCCCTACCTGGACCTGCACGGTGGCGGCCCGCACGAGCTGCGCAAGGGGCAGGTGACGGAGCCCACCCAGCTCGCCGTCGCGCTGACGCTCAGCCTGCGCGACGTGAAGCGGTACGACGCCGCGGACGCGCTCCGGCGATACCGGGCCTGGCAGTCCCACGCCTTCGCCGTCAGTGAACCTATGAAGGAGGTGCTGCAGGAGTGCGAGGCGGGCATGACCAGCCAGGTCAAGGAGGCCGGCCGGCGCGTCTGGTTGAAGAACTTCCGCCGCGTGGCCCCCGCCGGAGCCCTGCCGCGCGTGGTGCCCCTGGGCGTCCACCTGACCAAGGACCCCTTCGCGCTGGCCAAGGCCGCCCTCGAGGACACCGCCCTCACCCACTTCGACCCCCGCTGCCAGCTCGCCAGCGCGGGGCTGTGCGCCGCCATCGCCAAGGCGGTGACGGGCGGCCCCACCCTGAAGGCCGCCGACCTGCTGCCCGCCGCGGAGGTCGGCATCTCCCTCGCGGGCGCCGCCCTGGGGCGCCAGGAGAAGGACCACGTCCAGGAGGTGGCCCGCGCCTCCGCCCTCCTGCGCGAGGATCTGGCCCTGGCGGCCCAGGACGACCCGCAGCTGTATGGCCCGGAGCTGCACCTCCACCGGCCCGGCAACAACGCGGTTCGCGCGGCGTTCCGGCTGGCCTTCTGGGAGCTGCTGCACGTCCCCACCGTGGAGCGCGCGCTGGTGGACGTCATCCACCGGGGCGGCGACACGGAGGTCCACGCCTCCATCACCGGGGCGCTGCTGGGCGCCTTCCACGGTGAGGATGCGCTGCCAGCGGAATGGCGCCAGAAGGTCCTGCTGGCCCTCCAGCCCTACAACCCCCTCCAGAAAGGAACGGTGCTGTGGGAGGTCTACCACCCCCGGCACCTCCTGCTGCTGGCCCCGGCCTAG
- a CDS encoding type II toxin-antitoxin system RatA family toxin → MAGATRTITINAPVEKVFDIITNYDRYAEFLPEVKKVSTSQRQGNTVQVHYEVDVVKRIRYTIKVTEERPKRMSWTFVEGEVMKDNKGSWTLEPEGEGKTRATYNVEMALGALIPKTIINTLTESQLPKMLDAFKRRAEAP, encoded by the coding sequence ATGGCCGGCGCCACGCGCACCATCACCATCAACGCCCCCGTCGAGAAGGTCTTCGACATCATCACCAACTACGACCGCTACGCGGAGTTCCTGCCGGAGGTGAAGAAGGTCTCCACCTCCCAGCGCCAGGGCAACACCGTCCAGGTGCACTACGAGGTCGATGTGGTGAAGCGCATCCGCTACACCATCAAGGTCACCGAGGAGCGCCCCAAGCGCATGTCCTGGACCTTCGTCGAGGGTGAGGTGATGAAGGACAACAAGGGCAGCTGGACCCTGGAGCCCGAAGGCGAGGGCAAGACGCGCGCCACCTACAACGTGGAGATGGCCCTGGGCGCCCTCATCCCCAAGACCATCATCAACACCCTGACGGAATCCCAGCTCCCCAAGATGCTGGACGCGTTCAAGCGCCGCGCCGAAGCCCCCTGA
- the glpX gene encoding class II fructose-bisphosphatase, protein MDRNLAMEVVRVTEMAAIASARLMGRGDKNESDQAAVDAMRRAFDALNIDGTVVIGEGERDEAPMLYIGEKVGRRYDGAPAVDIALDPLEGTNLCAYGRPGSISVVAMSSQGGLLNAPDTYMEKLAVGPRAKGAIDLTRSPTENLRAIAERMKVYVEDLTVMTLDRERHADLIKEVRAAGARVRLIEDGDVAGAIATCFEGTGVDVLMGIGGAPEGVIAAAAIRATGGDMQGRLVPRNQGEIDRAKKMGISDIHKIYTAEELARGEVMFAATGVTSGDFLKGVRFFGGGCETHSVVMRSKTGTVRFIQSVHKFDKKPGYAP, encoded by the coding sequence ATGGATCGCAACCTGGCAATGGAGGTCGTGCGCGTCACCGAGATGGCGGCCATCGCCTCCGCCCGGCTCATGGGCCGCGGCGACAAGAACGAGTCCGACCAAGCCGCCGTGGACGCGATGCGCCGCGCCTTCGACGCGCTCAACATCGACGGCACCGTCGTCATCGGTGAGGGCGAGCGCGACGAAGCGCCCATGCTCTACATCGGCGAGAAGGTGGGCCGCCGCTACGACGGCGCCCCCGCGGTGGACATCGCCCTGGACCCCCTGGAGGGCACCAACCTGTGCGCCTACGGCCGCCCGGGCTCCATCTCCGTCGTCGCCATGTCCAGCCAGGGCGGCCTGCTCAACGCGCCCGACACGTACATGGAGAAGCTCGCCGTGGGGCCGCGCGCGAAGGGCGCCATCGACCTGACCAGGTCCCCCACGGAGAACCTGCGCGCCATCGCGGAGCGCATGAAGGTCTACGTGGAGGACCTCACCGTGATGACGCTCGACCGCGAGCGCCACGCCGACCTCATCAAGGAGGTCCGCGCCGCGGGCGCCCGCGTGCGCCTCATCGAGGACGGTGACGTGGCGGGCGCCATCGCCACCTGCTTCGAGGGCACCGGCGTGGACGTGCTGATGGGCATTGGCGGCGCGCCCGAGGGCGTCATCGCCGCGGCGGCCATCCGCGCCACCGGCGGCGACATGCAGGGCCGGCTCGTCCCGCGCAACCAGGGGGAGATCGATCGCGCCAAGAAGATGGGCATCAGCGACATCCACAAGATCTACACCGCCGAGGAGCTGGCCCGCGGTGAGGTGATGTTCGCCGCGACCGGCGTCACCAGCGGCGACTTCCTCAAGGGCGTGCGCTTCTTCGGCGGCGGCTGTGAGACGCACTCCGTCGTCATGCGCAGCAAGACGGGGACGGTCCGCTTCATCCAGTCCGTTCACAAGTTCGACAAGAAGCCGGGCTACGCGCCGTAA